A DNA window from Acetobacter aceti NBRC 14818 contains the following coding sequences:
- a CDS encoding glycine-rich domain-containing protein, whose amino-acid sequence MDRVIVYPAQVIADTDTLIAQRNTERAIGQAVAMSMGGPGPFASGLAATCSGSDMVVNVGSGQINEGATADSSAYGTLAADSSIIMRQYTAVATSFTLTAATTALTYYIYATVGLNDTGSTMLRYLDAADNTKTLSGEDDTGTAQPTQRAAVATVTISTTTPPANAIALWRIDLPANATSVTQSMISLDNDSLFYPKIPALAPKDSPTFTGTPTAPTPAAGDSSNLLATTAFITNWSAGNLLQSDIYFGPTASAGGYNVLQISVESRTKFLIVELSGGGGGGGGAPTCSSTQGGTGGGGGAGGYCRFLVDVSKIQWPVTATLGAGGRGGQSSSTGMTGNAGGSAAFGSMVVVTGGFGGLVAQGGGVAIIGGAGAGGSVQVTTATGITVLNSATGQSGFSGHVSGVSENYFFGYGGAGGARAPYYAGGWESGSGETGKPGDPGGGGSGSCVAPSGTYKNGGDGGPSWLTVTQYG is encoded by the coding sequence ATGGATCGTGTGATCGTTTATCCTGCTCAGGTTATCGCTGATACTGATACCCTGATTGCGCAGCGCAACACTGAACGCGCCATTGGCCAGGCTGTTGCAATGTCCATGGGCGGACCCGGCCCGTTTGCGAGCGGCCTCGCCGCAACCTGTTCCGGGTCAGACATGGTGGTTAATGTCGGCAGTGGTCAGATCAATGAGGGAGCTACAGCGGATTCATCTGCTTACGGCACTCTCGCTGCCGACAGCTCTATCATCATGCGCCAATATACGGCGGTAGCAACCAGCTTCACCCTGACGGCAGCCACGACAGCCCTGACCTATTATATCTACGCCACGGTCGGCCTGAACGATACAGGCTCGACAATGCTGCGTTATCTGGACGCTGCCGACAACACCAAAACACTCTCAGGTGAAGACGACACAGGAACCGCACAACCGACACAGCGGGCAGCGGTAGCTACAGTGACCATCTCAACCACGACGCCTCCGGCGAACGCTATCGCACTGTGGCGGATTGATCTCCCTGCGAATGCAACAAGCGTTACGCAGTCGATGATTTCTCTTGATAATGACAGTCTTTTTTATCCCAAGATCCCGGCGCTCGCCCCAAAAGATTCACCAACTTTTACCGGCACGCCGACAGCTCCCACTCCGGCCGCTGGCGATTCATCAAATCTTCTTGCAACAACAGCATTCATCACAAACTGGTCGGCAGGAAACCTTCTTCAGAGCGATATCTATTTCGGACCGACCGCCAGTGCTGGCGGCTATAATGTCCTGCAGATTTCTGTCGAATCCCGAACAAAGTTTCTGATTGTCGAACTGAGCGGTGGCGGTGGTGGTGGTGGTGGCGCCCCAACATGCTCCTCCACTCAGGGTGGAACCGGTGGCGGTGGCGGCGCGGGGGGATATTGCCGCTTCCTAGTGGACGTCTCGAAAATCCAATGGCCCGTTACCGCCACACTGGGAGCCGGTGGCCGGGGAGGACAGTCTTCCTCAACCGGCATGACCGGCAATGCAGGCGGCTCGGCGGCGTTCGGCAGCATGGTGGTTGTGACCGGTGGGTTCGGCGGCCTTGTCGCACAGGGCGGCGGTGTCGCCATCATCGGTGGCGCAGGTGCTGGTGGTTCTGTGCAGGTCACGACGGCTACCGGCATCACGGTTCTGAACAGCGCAACAGGTCAGAGCGGATTTTCGGGACACGTCTCCGGAGTCTCGGAAAATTACTTCTTCGGATACGGCGGCGCGGGCGGGGCCCGTGCGCCCTATTACGCAGGCGGGTGGGAATCAGGTTCGGGCGAGACCGGTAAACCCGGCGACCCCGGCGGCGGGGGCTCCGGCTCCTGTGTAGCCCCCAGTGGCACTTACAAAAACGGTGGTGATGGCGGCCCTTCCTGGCTGACCGTCACACAATATGGATAA